One region of Prosthecobacter dejongeii genomic DNA includes:
- a CDS encoding DUF2156 domain-containing protein, whose translation MRSILGKEAENFDPEAKWSLLSDHLKKHGCEALSYATLQQGMEYFVHELGYIAFITATHPVFARKPKRIALTDPVCAPENLRPLVAAFLKEYPAAVFGVVSENCATVLRQMGFKVNCVGYEPELPVQTYNTKGNWKELDMIKRARNEAKREGISIREVNIAEVSLEELNALSSKWLQGKKVNDREIWIYARRPVYQPEHDVRKFVAFDKEGTAIGYVFYDPMYRNGKVFGYSANTVRCDEARFGRLATAVHMVAMEAFKMEGVEVLNLLLCPFTNLQQGIYSDDLMTRWFFQISQRFGGEIYNFKGLAFHKSKYRGFEKPVYYASNSTLPSNDVYLAFLTADIARSYFTTMKLLGIGIFKELLKRKPEKAAPPSQSSTQ comes from the coding sequence ATGCGCTCAATCTTAGGAAAAGAAGCCGAAAATTTCGATCCCGAAGCCAAATGGTCTTTACTATCGGATCATCTCAAAAAGCATGGTTGCGAAGCACTTTCCTATGCAACTCTCCAGCAGGGCATGGAATATTTCGTGCATGAATTGGGGTACATTGCTTTCATCACCGCCACACATCCAGTATTTGCGCGGAAACCCAAACGAATCGCTTTAACGGATCCTGTCTGCGCACCGGAAAATCTTCGCCCCCTCGTTGCTGCATTTCTTAAAGAGTACCCAGCAGCAGTCTTTGGGGTCGTTTCAGAGAACTGTGCTACCGTTTTGAGGCAGATGGGGTTTAAAGTCAATTGCGTAGGTTACGAGCCCGAACTTCCTGTTCAGACCTATAATACCAAGGGAAATTGGAAGGAGTTGGACATGATCAAACGCGCACGCAATGAAGCCAAGCGCGAGGGTATCAGCATTCGCGAAGTGAATATCGCCGAGGTTTCTTTGGAGGAGTTGAACGCCTTGTCTTCGAAATGGCTCCAAGGGAAAAAAGTCAATGATCGGGAGATCTGGATCTATGCACGCCGCCCGGTTTATCAGCCTGAGCATGATGTGCGTAAATTCGTCGCGTTCGATAAAGAAGGCACCGCAATCGGCTACGTGTTTTATGATCCCATGTACCGCAACGGCAAAGTTTTTGGTTACTCTGCCAACACCGTCCGCTGTGATGAAGCCCGCTTTGGCCGCCTAGCCACGGCTGTGCACATGGTGGCTATGGAGGCCTTTAAAATGGAAGGAGTGGAAGTGCTAAATCTTTTGTTATGCCCATTCACCAACCTTCAGCAGGGCATTTACTCAGATGACTTGATGACCCGATGGTTTTTTCAAATCAGCCAACGTTTTGGTGGAGAAATCTACAATTTCAAAGGGCTCGCTTTCCATAAGTCCAAATATCGTGGATTTGAAAAGCCAGTTTATTACGCCTCCAATAGCACGCTTCCGTCAAATGATGTCTATCTGGCATTCCTGACAGCAGATATTGCGCGCAGCTACTTCACCACGATGAAATTGCTGGGTATTGGCATCTTCAAAGAACTGCTCAAACGAAAGCCTGAAAAAGCAGCACCTCCTTCCCAAAGCTCCACTCAATAG
- a CDS encoding alpha/beta hydrolase, whose translation MNKTPDFSSLRPERPLDERWELLKLRSLEADIYACFVPSEKPSSGPTLIVSHGAGEFKENYFEMARSLAKQGISCLLLDMHGHGQSGGKAYHVSMKEWVADLQAALDYLETRPDVDAKKMAAFGLSSGGTAILEAAVIDPRLRALIALDATVMNTLPWSITLTMASLSAVGYLKRWFTGNDLRISIVQMLEEVQLAADPEINARLKVDPGKLQAFANFPLPGASAAFFVNTIHRVSKISAATLIIWGEQDNLDPVSTAYKLHDALTCVKHVEVIEGNGHAGHLDRNRQRVFDLTGDWLLKHLA comes from the coding sequence ATGAATAAAACGCCCGATTTTTCATCTCTAAGGCCCGAGCGGCCTTTGGATGAACGATGGGAGTTACTGAAGCTTCGCTCTCTCGAAGCCGACATTTACGCTTGTTTTGTGCCAAGTGAAAAGCCGTCGTCCGGACCGACTTTGATCGTTTCTCACGGGGCGGGTGAGTTTAAGGAAAACTATTTCGAGATGGCCCGCAGCTTGGCGAAACAGGGCATTTCATGCCTTTTGCTTGATATGCATGGACACGGTCAGAGTGGTGGGAAAGCCTACCATGTCTCCATGAAAGAATGGGTGGCAGATCTACAGGCCGCACTGGATTACTTGGAAACCCGACCAGATGTGGACGCCAAGAAAATGGCGGCTTTTGGACTTTCTTCCGGCGGCACAGCCATCTTGGAGGCTGCGGTCATTGATCCTCGTCTCAGAGCCCTCATTGCACTGGATGCCACGGTGATGAACACGCTGCCCTGGTCCATCACACTCACGATGGCCAGTCTTTCTGCGGTTGGTTATCTTAAGCGGTGGTTCACAGGCAACGACTTGCGTATCTCGATCGTCCAAATGCTCGAAGAAGTGCAACTTGCAGCAGATCCTGAGATCAATGCTCGCTTAAAAGTGGATCCAGGAAAACTGCAAGCCTTTGCCAATTTTCCCCTTCCTGGTGCTTCCGCTGCCTTTTTCGTCAATACCATCCACAGGGTTTCAAAAATCTCTGCTGCCACTCTGATCATTTGGGGTGAACAGGACAATCTCGATCCTGTCAGCACAGCCTATAAACTTCATGACGCGCTCACCTGCGTCAAACATGTGGAAGTCATCGAGGGTAATGGGCATGCAGGTCACCTAGACCGCAATAGACAGCGTGTTTTTGACCTTACCGGAGATTGGCTACTGAAACATCTTGCCTAG
- a CDS encoding diacylglycerol kinase family protein yields the protein MVVWCSKVIRSLHHALRGIGYALRTQRNLQIHLAATVLAVGLGVSQNLADWKWCCLGITISLVWMAELFNSALEKLCDRVTTEQEDAIRQIKDMAAGAVLCVALLSIFIAIIIFS from the coding sequence ATGGTCGTCTGGTGCAGCAAGGTCATTCGCAGCTTACACCATGCTTTGCGAGGCATTGGCTACGCCTTGCGAACCCAGCGGAATCTTCAGATCCATCTAGCTGCCACGGTGCTGGCTGTCGGTTTGGGGGTAAGCCAAAATTTAGCCGATTGGAAATGGTGCTGTCTGGGCATCACCATTAGCCTTGTTTGGATGGCTGAGCTCTTTAACAGCGCACTGGAGAAGCTCTGTGACCGAGTGACCACCGAACAGGAAGACGCTATTCGCCAGATCAAAGACATGGCAGCAGGCGCTGTGCTGTGTGTGGCGCTATTGTCCATTTTTATCGCCATCATCATTTTCAGTTAA
- a CDS encoding type I phosphomannose isomerase catalytic subunit codes for MTWNQPLRFVPIYQTRVWGGRNLESKFGRKLPDPALPYGESWEICDRPEAVSQVCEGEAAGLTLHDLWQKHRRAVFGEALADHSSERYPLLMKILDACEDLSIQVHPPAEVAQVLNGEAKTEMWFITHAAPGARLYAGLRAGATRVLFEKALEDGSVAEMLHHIQPQPGDSLHLPSGRVHAIGAGLVLFEIQQNSDTTYRVFDWNRKGLDGLPRTLHVEASLQSLNFQDFEPQIQPAAQVGVLVNCPFFEVKKVAYPCTSTVGQAGEHLTVVIIRGILTVQNCILRAGDFALIPACMKEKDRQIVAAEPQTEWLEVRIPRGSPDAASF; via the coding sequence ATGACATGGAATCAGCCTTTGCGCTTTGTGCCCATCTATCAAACCCGCGTCTGGGGTGGCCGAAATCTGGAGTCGAAATTCGGTCGGAAGCTGCCTGACCCTGCATTGCCCTACGGCGAATCCTGGGAAATTTGTGATCGCCCAGAAGCCGTGAGCCAAGTGTGCGAAGGTGAGGCCGCAGGGCTGACGCTGCATGACCTCTGGCAGAAACATCGGCGGGCTGTTTTTGGGGAGGCATTGGCGGATCATTCTTCAGAGCGTTATCCGCTCCTGATGAAAATTTTAGATGCTTGTGAAGATCTCTCCATTCAAGTCCACCCGCCGGCCGAGGTCGCTCAGGTGCTCAATGGCGAAGCGAAAACGGAAATGTGGTTCATCACACATGCTGCTCCCGGGGCACGGCTTTATGCTGGGCTGCGAGCAGGGGCGACGAGGGTGCTCTTTGAAAAGGCCCTGGAGGATGGGAGTGTGGCCGAAATGCTGCACCACATTCAGCCGCAGCCAGGAGACAGTCTTCACCTTCCCAGTGGTCGAGTGCATGCCATCGGAGCGGGGTTGGTGCTTTTTGAAATTCAGCAAAATAGCGACACAACGTACCGCGTTTTTGACTGGAACCGCAAAGGACTGGATGGTCTGCCGCGGACTTTGCACGTTGAGGCTTCTCTACAAAGTCTTAACTTTCAAGACTTCGAGCCCCAGATCCAACCTGCTGCACAGGTGGGAGTTTTGGTAAATTGTCCATTTTTTGAGGTGAAAAAAGTCGCTTATCCCTGCACAAGTACTGTTGGCCAAGCGGGCGAGCATCTAACGGTGGTGATTATTCGTGGGATTTTAACCGTTCAGAATTGCATTTTAAGGGCTGGGGATTTTGCCTTAATTCCAGCCTGCATGAAGGAGAAAGACCGCCAAATCGTGGCTGCGGAGCCCCAAACGGAGTGGCTGGAGGTCAGAATACCCAGGGGAAGCCCAGATGCGGCATCGTTTTAA
- a CDS encoding tetratricopeptide repeat protein — MFLLPATSPAFLGLFEKKDKQAPGTDERQAQEAQATAMLMSAREAQNAGKTGRAQGQYNAIVKQYPFTVAASEAAYASALITRANSDVTTAFDAFQKFIDDHRSSARFNDALQQQYELAEEARGGRRQRAMLILPVKMGGEEVIKLYTQIIKNAPFGKLAPLAQFSIAEIYQDMGEKDKAVLAYQNVVENYPNTKQAGESQFRIGSISNVAASRSEDKSNLVATRDALTTYMSTNPKGDRASEAEMILQQVNAAEATQSLAVGKFYQRMGKTKAAAIYFNEALKYGSPEASNEARELLAQLAAADPDAVADAKKGQPDQDYTIPGARNLKTRDDYIGPLSPELTRLGQKPKMRAGDDNFLPIPIQEPTLPLTPGMAPTGGSLLPPVSEEKPALLPIPAAPAAPGIPPQPPTSLPVPPKPTPAP; from the coding sequence TTGTTTCTTCTGCCCGCCACCTCTCCAGCATTCTTGGGGCTGTTCGAGAAGAAGGACAAACAAGCCCCTGGCACCGATGAGCGCCAAGCGCAGGAAGCCCAGGCGACTGCGATGCTGATGTCTGCGCGTGAAGCCCAGAATGCTGGTAAGACAGGACGTGCTCAAGGCCAGTATAACGCTATCGTAAAACAGTATCCTTTCACGGTGGCTGCCTCAGAGGCTGCATATGCCAGCGCCCTGATCACCCGTGCCAATAGCGATGTGACCACTGCGTTTGACGCGTTTCAGAAATTTATTGATGACCATCGCTCAAGCGCTCGTTTTAACGATGCTCTCCAGCAGCAGTATGAACTGGCAGAAGAGGCCCGTGGCGGTCGCCGCCAGCGTGCCATGCTCATTCTACCTGTCAAAATGGGTGGAGAGGAAGTGATCAAGCTCTACACGCAGATCATTAAGAACGCCCCCTTTGGTAAATTGGCACCTCTGGCTCAGTTCAGCATCGCAGAGATTTACCAAGACATGGGCGAGAAGGATAAAGCCGTCCTTGCCTACCAAAATGTGGTGGAAAATTACCCGAACACGAAACAGGCTGGCGAGTCTCAGTTCCGTATCGGCTCTATCAGCAACGTTGCCGCCAGCCGCAGTGAGGATAAGTCCAATCTGGTCGCTACTCGTGATGCCTTGACCACTTACATGTCCACCAATCCTAAAGGTGACCGTGCCAGCGAAGCCGAGATGATCCTTCAGCAAGTGAATGCTGCTGAGGCCACTCAGTCACTCGCGGTTGGGAAGTTTTATCAGCGCATGGGTAAGACCAAAGCGGCGGCTATCTACTTCAACGAAGCTCTCAAATATGGATCTCCAGAAGCCTCCAATGAAGCTCGTGAGTTGCTTGCTCAACTCGCAGCGGCTGATCCAGATGCAGTGGCCGATGCTAAAAAAGGTCAGCCCGACCAGGATTATACCATTCCTGGGGCACGCAATTTGAAGACTCGTGATGATTACATCGGACCGCTTTCTCCTGAATTGACGCGTTTGGGCCAGAAGCCAAAAATGCGCGCTGGGGACGACAACTTCCTGCCGATTCCGATCCAAGAGCCGACCCTGCCTTTGACACCAGGAATGGCCCCTACGGGAGGCAGCCTTCTACCGCCCGTGTCTGAGGAAAAGCCTGCTTTGCTGCCAATCCCCGCTGCACCCGCCGCTCCAGGGATCCCGCCTCAGCCACCGACGAGCCTGCCTGTCCCGCCTAAACCGACACCGGCTCCTTGA
- the lptE gene encoding LPS assembly lipoprotein LptE, with translation MKISLLACVFGVLVSLTGCAGYQLGGQKPAHLTNVTKLAIPTFENQTLEPRLGSLVTNAIIKQIQNSGGYEIVSLADAEAVLDGKVINVDRSQFRSDRRNVLRTSQLLMTLRTEYVIKDAGSGNTIHRGRTSADSYTILDSNVQNSEAQALEDAAQRLAANVAADITEGW, from the coding sequence ATGAAAATTTCTCTCCTCGCCTGTGTTTTCGGTGTGCTGGTGTCTCTCACAGGTTGTGCGGGCTACCAGCTCGGCGGTCAGAAGCCTGCTCACCTCACGAATGTGACGAAGTTGGCTATCCCTACTTTCGAGAATCAGACTTTGGAGCCTCGTCTAGGCTCATTGGTGACCAATGCCATCATCAAACAGATCCAGAACAGCGGTGGTTATGAGATCGTCTCTTTGGCCGATGCGGAAGCTGTTTTAGACGGAAAAGTGATCAATGTGGACCGCTCTCAGTTCCGTTCCGACCGTCGAAATGTGCTGCGCACCTCGCAGTTGCTTATGACTCTGCGCACTGAGTATGTGATCAAGGATGCTGGCAGCGGCAATACAATCCATCGTGGACGCACTTCGGCTGATTCCTACACCATCTTGGATTCCAATGTACAGAACTCTGAAGCTCAGGCCCTTGAAGATGCAGCCCAGCGTCTTGCAGCGAATGTGGCAGCAGACATCACCGAAGGCTGGTGA
- the rsmI gene encoding 16S rRNA (cytidine(1402)-2'-O)-methyltransferase has protein sequence MTEDDQPQDHPSQGSLIEDPWRTDEDSAHVEENRLPTEGTAEEDEALTDFLPSSLQPALYLVGTPIGNLADITLRGLHILKSVSAIACEDTRHSGRLLSHHGIRSRLISLNEHNEARRIPEIVAQLQQGSSVALISDAGMPTVSDPGQRLVQSVVAAGLRVEGIPGPSAVLTAIAASGLPTTPFYFGGFLPHKKGQRNNELTAAVTRDCTSVYFESPYRIVDTLAMIAEQAPEHRVVVARELTKKFEEFQRGPARNVLSHYQSKTPKGEITLVIAPCELPKWVTW, from the coding sequence ATGACGGAAGACGACCAGCCTCAAGATCATCCGTCACAGGGGAGCCTTATCGAGGATCCCTGGCGCACAGATGAAGATTCCGCACACGTGGAAGAGAACCGCCTGCCTACTGAAGGGACAGCGGAGGAAGATGAGGCTCTAACCGACTTTTTGCCCAGCAGTTTGCAGCCTGCCTTGTATCTCGTAGGCACGCCCATCGGCAATTTGGCGGATATTACCCTGCGCGGTCTGCATATTCTCAAGTCGGTCAGTGCCATCGCCTGTGAGGACACGCGCCATTCGGGTCGCCTGCTTTCGCATCATGGCATTCGTTCACGGCTCATCAGCCTCAATGAGCACAATGAGGCCAGGCGTATTCCTGAAATCGTCGCCCAGCTTCAGCAAGGGAGCAGTGTGGCGCTCATTTCAGATGCAGGCATGCCTACGGTCTCAGATCCGGGGCAGCGTCTCGTGCAGAGTGTGGTTGCTGCGGGATTAAGAGTGGAGGGCATCCCCGGTCCGAGTGCAGTGCTGACAGCTATTGCCGCCTCCGGCCTGCCGACCACACCGTTTTATTTTGGCGGTTTTTTGCCCCACAAAAAAGGCCAGCGAAACAACGAGCTGACTGCCGCCGTGACCCGAGACTGCACTAGCGTTTATTTCGAGAGCCCCTACCGCATCGTGGATACTTTGGCGATGATTGCGGAGCAGGCTCCCGAGCATCGGGTCGTGGTCGCGCGGGAGTTGACGAAGAAGTTTGAGGAATTCCAGCGCGGTCCGGCCCGGAACGTGCTTTCTCATTACCAATCCAAGACACCCAAAGGCGAAATCACTCTGGTCATTGCCCCGTGTGAACTTCCCAAGTGGGTGACCTGGTGA
- a CDS encoding glycogen/starch/alpha-glucan phosphorylase → MTPAPCDLGNSKDSLKNSIINHLRFTLGAYVESASKNDWWVATCLAIRDRVMDHATKSRTLHRQSGVRRVHYLSLEYLMGRLLENNLRNSGLYESTKAALGEMGKDLDALLDCEPDMGLGNGGLGRLAACFMDSLSTVNLPAIGYGIHYEFGLFRQEFVNGKQVEHPDAWMRDGSPWKIARPSYRQTVQLYGRVVQKFDDCGHPRSEWVETKALLGLPWDIPIVGYDSHTVNVLRLWQAQADEDFNFQVFNEGSYVEALRDKAIAETVSKVLYPNDSTESGKELRLVQQYFFVACSLADIVRRFKVGYTLPWSEFPSKAAIQLNDTHPAVAIPELMRILVDLEGLPWNEAWKICQETFAYTNHTLLPEALEMWSVSLFERVLPRHLQIIYQINQLFLEGDVEAKWPGDSEKKRSLSLIEERGGKYVRMANLSVLGSHATNGVAALHTRLLCERLFADFYALYPDRFLNLTNGITFRRWLDVCNPQLSALITETIGESWKKNADLLRNLDPHADDPAFRARYAKIKRDHKVVLAKIIEDECGVTVSPDALFDVQIKRLHEYKRQHLNLLNIVTLYREILDNPNADFHPRVFIFGAKAAPGYFLAKNIIHAINAVAAKVNNDPRVGDKLKVVFLPNYRVSLAEKIIPASDLSEQISTAGKEASGTGNMKLALNGSLTIGTLDGANVEIEEEVGSENIFIFGLTVEEVTELRAKGYNPWDYYWANEKLRNTIDWISSDYFTGNAEEFQPLRRSLLDHGDPYLCLADYQSYVDAQAKVDATYKDQDKWVKMAILNTARVGKFSSDRTILQYAEKVWNLPQVPIGE, encoded by the coding sequence ATGACACCCGCCCCCTGCGACCTCGGCAATTCCAAGGACAGTCTCAAAAACTCCATCATCAATCATCTGCGCTTCACCCTGGGTGCCTATGTGGAGTCCGCCAGCAAGAACGACTGGTGGGTGGCCACTTGTTTGGCCATCCGAGACCGGGTGATGGATCACGCGACGAAGTCCCGCACCCTGCATCGTCAGTCCGGCGTTCGCCGTGTGCATTACCTTTCTTTGGAGTATCTCATGGGCCGGTTGCTGGAAAACAACCTCCGCAATTCAGGTCTCTATGAGTCCACCAAGGCTGCTCTCGGCGAGATGGGCAAGGACCTGGATGCCCTGCTGGATTGCGAGCCTGACATGGGCCTGGGCAACGGCGGCTTGGGGCGCCTTGCCGCTTGTTTCATGGATAGTCTCAGCACTGTGAATCTGCCAGCCATTGGTTACGGGATTCACTATGAGTTCGGCCTGTTCCGCCAGGAGTTTGTGAATGGCAAACAGGTGGAGCATCCAGATGCGTGGATGCGTGATGGCAGCCCTTGGAAAATCGCTCGCCCCAGCTATCGCCAGACGGTGCAGCTTTATGGCCGCGTGGTGCAGAAGTTTGATGACTGCGGGCACCCGCGCTCGGAGTGGGTAGAAACCAAAGCTCTACTTGGCCTTCCATGGGACATCCCCATTGTCGGGTATGACAGCCACACGGTGAACGTGCTGCGCCTCTGGCAGGCCCAGGCAGATGAAGACTTTAACTTCCAGGTCTTCAATGAAGGCAGCTATGTCGAGGCCCTGAGGGACAAGGCCATCGCGGAAACAGTCTCTAAAGTTCTTTACCCGAATGACTCGACCGAAAGCGGTAAGGAGCTTCGTCTGGTGCAGCAATACTTCTTTGTTGCTTGCTCGCTGGCTGATATTGTTCGCCGTTTCAAAGTTGGTTATACCCTGCCGTGGAGCGAGTTCCCCTCCAAGGCCGCCATCCAGCTCAATGACACTCATCCTGCGGTGGCCATTCCCGAGCTGATGCGCATTCTGGTGGATCTAGAAGGCCTGCCCTGGAATGAAGCCTGGAAGATCTGCCAGGAAACCTTCGCCTACACCAATCATACCCTTTTGCCTGAAGCCCTGGAAATGTGGTCGGTCAGTTTGTTTGAGCGCGTCCTTCCGCGCCATCTCCAAATTATCTACCAGATCAACCAGCTCTTCTTGGAAGGCGATGTGGAGGCCAAGTGGCCCGGCGACAGCGAGAAAAAGCGTAGCTTGTCTCTCATCGAGGAGCGCGGTGGTAAATACGTGCGTATGGCGAATCTTTCCGTGCTGGGCAGCCATGCCACCAACGGTGTGGCCGCGTTGCATACACGCCTGCTTTGCGAGCGTCTGTTTGCAGATTTCTACGCACTGTATCCAGACCGTTTCCTGAATCTGACCAACGGCATCACCTTCCGCCGCTGGCTGGATGTCTGCAATCCGCAGCTCTCTGCGCTCATTACGGAGACCATCGGTGAAAGCTGGAAAAAGAATGCAGACCTTTTGCGCAATTTAGATCCGCATGCGGATGATCCGGCCTTCCGGGCGCGCTATGCCAAAATCAAACGTGACCACAAGGTGGTGTTGGCCAAGATCATCGAGGATGAATGCGGCGTCACCGTCAGCCCAGATGCGCTTTTTGATGTGCAGATTAAGCGGCTCCACGAATACAAACGCCAGCACCTGAACCTGCTGAACATCGTCACGCTGTATCGCGAGATCTTGGACAACCCGAACGCGGATTTCCATCCCCGTGTCTTCATCTTTGGTGCGAAGGCGGCCCCTGGTTACTTCTTGGCGAAGAACATCATCCATGCCATCAACGCCGTGGCTGCAAAGGTGAACAATGACCCGCGTGTGGGGGACAAGCTGAAAGTGGTCTTTCTGCCAAACTACCGCGTCTCCCTGGCGGAGAAGATCATCCCCGCTTCGGACCTCTCGGAGCAGATTTCTACTGCTGGCAAGGAAGCCTCAGGCACGGGCAACATGAAGTTGGCCCTGAATGGTTCTCTCACCATCGGCACCCTGGACGGAGCCAATGTGGAGATCGAGGAAGAAGTCGGTTCGGAAAACATCTTCATCTTTGGCCTCACGGTAGAAGAGGTGACAGAATTGCGGGCCAAGGGATACAATCCTTGGGACTACTACTGGGCTAACGAGAAGTTGCGCAACACGATCGACTGGATCAGCAGCGACTACTTCACGGGCAATGCCGAAGAATTCCAGCCATTGCGTCGCAGCCTCCTTGACCATGGCGATCCCTACCTCTGCCTGGCCGACTACCAGTCCTATGTGGATGCTCAGGCCAAAGTGGATGCCACTTATAAGGATCAAGACAAGTGGGTGAAGATGGCCATTCTGAATACGGCTCGAGTGGGCAAATTCAGCAGTGACCGCACCATTCTGCAATACGCGGAGAAAGTCTGGAACCTGCCCCAGGTGCCCATCGGCGAGTAA
- the hisH gene encoding imidazole glycerol phosphate synthase subunit HisH, producing the protein MNLGVLDYGAGNLRSVLNAFKAIGHEAQLVTEPKGFEGLDVLVFPGQGAFGDSVRIIKERMLWDPLKQWLKDERPYLGFCLGYQLLFEASEESPGVEGLGVAPGIVRKFLPDHGLKIPHMGWNQVHWEERGAKWWKGLPNPSYLYYVHSYYPDVADKSLALCTTTYGNEFTAGICTDNLMAVQFHPEKSQETGLTLLRNAVEVFA; encoded by the coding sequence ATGAATCTCGGTGTGCTCGACTACGGCGCTGGCAATCTGCGCAGTGTATTGAATGCCTTCAAGGCCATTGGCCATGAGGCCCAACTTGTCACGGAACCGAAAGGTTTCGAAGGGCTGGACGTGCTTGTTTTCCCAGGCCAGGGGGCCTTTGGCGACAGCGTCCGCATCATCAAGGAGCGGATGCTTTGGGATCCCCTGAAGCAGTGGCTCAAGGACGAGCGCCCCTACCTGGGCTTCTGCCTCGGTTACCAGCTTCTTTTTGAAGCAAGTGAAGAGTCCCCCGGCGTGGAAGGCCTGGGCGTGGCCCCCGGCATTGTCCGCAAGTTCCTGCCCGATCATGGACTGAAAATTCCGCACATGGGCTGGAATCAGGTCCACTGGGAAGAACGCGGTGCCAAGTGGTGGAAGGGGCTGCCCAACCCCTCCTACCTCTACTACGTGCACAGCTACTACCCTGACGTGGCGGATAAATCCCTGGCCCTCTGCACCACCACCTACGGCAACGAATTCACCGCCGGCATCTGTACGGACAACCTCATGGCCGTGCAGTTCCACCCCGAGAAGAGCCAGGAAACCGGCCTGACCCTGCTGAGGAATGCGGTGGAAGTTTTTGCCTGA
- the hisB gene encoding imidazoleglycerol-phosphate dehydratase HisB — protein sequence MPRTAKQHRKTAETDIQIDLNVDGSGLSTIDTGVPFFDHMLTLFTKHGLFDLNVKVVGDVDVDYHHTVEDTGIVLGQCFREALGNKAGIVRYGFFLLPMDETLAEVAMDLSGRPFLSYHAPEKMEAIGGRAGVFSYQLVEEFLRAFSSALLCTLHVEIKRGRDSHHMAEAIFKGLARALDAATLHDPRVVGIPSTKDVL from the coding sequence ATGCCTCGCACCGCCAAACAGCACCGCAAAACCGCCGAGACCGACATCCAGATAGACCTCAATGTGGACGGCTCCGGCCTCTCCACCATTGACACCGGCGTGCCGTTTTTCGACCACATGCTCACGCTGTTTACCAAGCACGGTCTCTTTGACCTGAACGTCAAAGTCGTCGGCGATGTGGATGTGGATTATCACCACACCGTCGAGGATACCGGCATCGTGCTGGGCCAGTGCTTCCGCGAAGCTTTGGGCAACAAGGCAGGCATCGTGCGTTACGGCTTTTTCCTCCTGCCCATGGATGAGACCCTGGCCGAAGTGGCCATGGACCTCAGCGGCCGCCCCTTCCTCAGCTACCACGCACCGGAAAAGATGGAGGCCATCGGCGGTCGCGCCGGGGTCTTCAGCTATCAGCTCGTGGAGGAGTTCCTGCGCGCCTTTTCCAGCGCCCTTCTGTGCACCCTGCATGTTGAAATCAAACGCGGCCGCGATTCCCACCACATGGCCGAGGCCATCTTCAAAGGCCTCGCCCGCGCGCTCGACGCCGCCACCCTGCATGACCCAAGAGTCGTCGGCATTCCTAGCACCAAGGACGTATTGTAA